TAACCCTAGAATCCTGGCTTTCCTTAACCTTCGACAAGTTCACAAAAAGCAGAATTCTTGTATGAGTTGGTGTGTCTCAGTCACGATAGTTTGGTGTACATGAAGCCCAGCAAGCAGCCGCTGTAGAGGGCTGCGATGACCCAGCCTGGTAGAATATAGAACCTTCTCTTGCCTCACTTGACAGGAAGTGAGAGCTGTGAAACTGAAGTCTGATGACAAATTAcaccctgttttttttttttttaacagagCAAAGTCCACAGTGATGGAAGAAGAGTGGTTTGTGATTTAAACACCAGATGTTTCAATGCAAAGATGTACACATTTAATTTTAATATGCACTCTGAGATAGTTTAGTTTTTGTCATATAGTTTGTTACAGAcggtactgaatgttgtattctGGGAAGGTTCTGTTGAATAAATAGCTGCCTATCACTCCTGCGGAGGTGGTGTGAAAGTAGTTGGCTACCTTGCTGCTGAAGCATGTTACATGGGAAGCGTTTCAGTTGTCGCTACCACTCATTCAGTTCAATTATACAGTCATGTATTTGTTTGGTGTATTTGTGCTTTTGGTTTAAAACTCTCAATAGAAATAAGATGCACAGTAAAAAGTAAAACACAGCATGGTTTATTTTGAGTTGAATTGTTGAACATGTCTTTCTTTGCTCTCCTTTCTTTCACACGTCAACAATATCAAGCCTACATTTCTCTTAtcaggtacagtaccagtcaaaagtttggacacacctactcattccagggtttttcttaatttttactattttctacattgtagaataatagtgaagacatcaaaactatgaattaacacatggaatcatgtagtaaccaaaaaagtgttaagcaaatcaaaatatattttatatttgagtttcttcaaatagccaccctttgccttgatgacagctttgcacactcttggcattctgtcaaccagcttcacctggaatgcttttccaacagtcttgaaggctgcttttccttctctctgcggtccgactcatcccaaaccatctcaattgggttgaggtcgggggattgtggaggccaggtcatctgatgcagcactccatcactctccttcttggtacaatagcccttacacagcctgcaggtgtgttgggtcattgtcctgttgaaaaacaaaccagatgggatggcttatcgctgcagaatgctgtggtagccatgctggttaagtgtgccttgaattctaaataaatcagtgtcaccagcaaagcacccccacaccataacacctcctcctccatgctttacggtgggaactacacatgcggagatcatccgttcacccacatcgcgtctcacaaagacacagctgttggaaccaaaaatctccaatttggactccagaccaaaggacacatttccaccggtctaatgtccattgctcgtgtttcttggcccaagcaggtctcttcttattattggtgtcctttagtagtggtttctttgcagcaattcgaccacgaaggcctgattcacacagtcacatctgaacagttgatgttgagatgtgtctgttacttgaactctgtgaagcatttatttgggctacaatttctgaggctagtaactctaatgaacttatcctctgcaacagaggtaactctgggtcttccattcctgtggcatgagagccagtttcatcatagtgcttgatggttctTGCGACtctacttgaagaaactttcaatgttattgaaatattctgtattgactgaccttcatgtcttaaactaatgatggactgtcgtttctctttgcttatttgagctgttcttgacataatatggacttggtcttttaccaaatagggcaatcttctgtatacccccccctacaactgattggctcaaacgcattaagaaggaaagacgtGAATGTGCCTCAGGGCCAAAATTGAACAGCAGGGAGTCATCTTTGTATTTGTAATAATTATGGATCCCTTTAGCTACTCTTcgtggggtccagcaaaattaaagcagtttatacaattttaaaaacattacagtacattcacagatttcacaaaacactttgttccctcaggccactactccaccactaccacatatctacagtacaatatCCATGTGTATAGtacgtatgttattgtgtgtgtgtttgtatgcatgtgtctgtgcctatgtttgtgttgcttcacagtccccgctgttccataaggtgtatgaaTGAGGGAGCTAtataatgtttagtatgaagTCACCCATGTGTCTTCACAAGAAATCTCCCATCACTTGCTTTACTTTTTCTGTTACcctctgctttacagcagaaagagactgctatgggacgtGGCATCAGCAGCACAATCTTGTGTAGAGGACTGAGGGTGTtctaaatactgtatatatatatatatatatatatatatatatatgtatatatatgtatgtgtatgtatgtatgtatgtatgaccTTCTTTTTTTTCCACTTTGTTTGTGGTGTGTTCACTTAGATCAGTGATGGCTGCTAACTTCGCTCTTATCTTAAATAGTTCACTTCTGTGTTGGATCAGCATTCTCGTCGCATCTCCTGTTAGTACCTtttatgtagggaagctaatgatccatcatgtatgacattcctgggagtgtgtaaacttgtatattttattaccatagcatttttgtatgtcctctatagttatgtacttaaaAATAAATTTACCAATTCGGCCACTTGGAGGCCACTTGGGTAcatttgggcaaactcgtgagggaCACCCCCTCATTCTTGAagggatcagtctgaaactttgcacatcaACTGTTGCCCTCTTGTAGACAACATCTAAACCTCCAGCTTCCTATCTGAATTTATGGCTTTTCTTTTTCATGTCAAAGATAatgcaacaaaaataaaaatagaaattgtatgttttttttttattttgatcttttaccagatctattgtgttatgttctcctacatAAATTTCACATCTCcacaagtgtttcctttcaaatagtatcaagaatatgaatatccttgcttcaggtcctgagctacaggcagttagatttgggtttgTCATTTCAGGCGGAAATTGAAAAGAAGGGTCTggtccttaagaggttaacactattattgcacacagagtgatgagtccatgcaacttattacgtgacttgttaagcaaatgtttactcctgaacatatttaggcttgccataacaaatgggttgaatacttattgactcaagacatttcagattttcatttttaattaatttgtaacaaTTAAAAATGTAAcaaacatatttccactttgacataatggggtattgtttgtaggccaATGACAAAATAGCTCAATATATTCGAttctaaattcaggctgtaacacaacaaaatgtggaaaaggtgcaactcaatattaggaaggtgttcttaatgtgttgtaatgtgtcAAAATAAAGCATCTTCAGTCAACCTAATCGAGGGCACAGATTTTTATTAATATTTTAATTAAACAATTGTTTAGTTTTTTAACTGCCCTAGGGGCTATGTTCTTGATAGAAATCAAAATATGACATCCACTTCTGTAATTGACTATATTAATAGAACTTATTAAACTAGTGCCAAGatatttgtttttacattaatgGAATAATTTCACTTATCGTTGTACTCATGCAACCCCCTGTATTTATTGcagtcagtgcttgacttgggcaggagctcactggagctgagtaccggcacttTAAAaggttctactgcttgagctcctgttcctcttatagaatattagatcaaaagtattgtggagctcctgcacctaaatataaacagtaccggcaccaaaaatgagtaccggcacctatttcagtcaaaGTCAAGCACTGATTGCAGTCCACCGTTTTTCTGAAGCTGTTGTCTAAACACCATTGTGTTCTTACTCCATCGATTCGAAACAAGAATGCCATTCATTCACACATGATTACAAAACAGCCATTTATTTGGGTTTGGGCATTTAAACAGAAATTGTATTTTTACAGAAAAGAGAAAAGAAGTTAGACTTAGAGAGGAGTGGAAACAAAAGAGTTAGGAGTTCTGTGACTGCTCGACTGACACGTGAAGGTTGAGGAGGAGACTTATTAATGTAGCAAGGAGGCTTGCCAGACCCAATGCCATCTCTGTGCCCAGCCAAGGATGGCAACAAGATATTCAAAGTCTACCCTTGGTATAGTATTTGTGCATGGAATCACTTCAGATGAATAAGAAAAAAACATCAAACAAGACATAGACGTACAAGACCAACGTTCTACAGGAACAGGACCGGATCGTTCAGGTAGACGACAGTTAGACAGGACACCATATAATAACCATTTTGATATTAAATGTCTTGGGGAGAAGTGACCACATTCAATTATAAATGGGAGAACATTTTTGAGTGCTTGTTTGCTGAGAAGGAATATTTTAGCCAACAGTGTTAATAGAGACAGGGCTTCCATTCTATTACATATTGTAGTTGTGAGTGTACAACCAGTCCAAAACCAGATATCTCAATTTGACGCATGTCTTATGTTCGACAAAATATACTTTCTACATATGCTCAATATCTTTTCTTACACTTAGTTAATCAAATATTCTCAGTACTACTACTGCCATTATGTGATGTTGGCATAGTGTACTGTTAATATGATTGAATGTGGCGGCACGTAGCCTAGcgattaagagcgttgggccagtaaccgaaaggtcactggttctaatcccagagccgactgtGAAAAATCTGGCcatgtgcccttgagaaaggcactttaacctaattgctcctgtaagtcgctctggataagagcgtctgctaaatgactaaaatgtaaatgatccaCCCATACAAAGATCCTGAACCTTTGCAGTAAGGGTAAATAACTTGGGCAGTTGGCAGTAGTGTGCTGTTCGTAGCACATTATTTCAAATTAATGtcttgaatgcattcagttgtacaactgactaggtattccCCTTTCCCTTCCCGATAGCCTATCACCAATTCAAAAGTTCTCCATAGAAATCAAAATGACATCAGATTAATGCAGTTTACAAAGCAAATATGTAAAAGctcctaaaattgattacatataGCTGGAGTACTTAGAAAAAATAACAAATATTCTTGGTCTTGACTTGTTGAGGCACAAGACTGGAGCTGATCTAGCATGTTGATATCTGTGGCTGAGTGAAGTTCAGCTCCAAGCCAGTCATGGCTCTCTGAGGCTAGAGGGAGTGCATGCAATGCTCTCCTCAAACCACTAGGGGCATGTTCTCTAGATCCTGGGGGACTTCCAGACACGAATCCCTGGAGCTGGAACACTGCATCTGCGTGGCCATTTCTCCAGTTGTTCCCAAATCCCCCGTTTGGCTCCTTACCCCTTCTCTTTCCTGCTCCTCCCTTTCATCCCACTCTTCTTCCCCCtgctcttcatcctcctctccatccaccTGCACCTCCTCCAACATGACGCTGGCATCGCAGGGCCCCACTATACCCCCCTCGGTGTGCGCCGTGTCGCAGTAGCCTGTGCCACTCACCACGTACATGTTACTGCGGGCGGGGTGAGGGGCACGGGCCTGGCGCCTAAGACGGCACACCTGGCAGGCCAGGACCACAGTAGAGACCAGCAGACACAGGACCAGGACCCCGGCGCAGGCCACTACTATGAGGCCCATCTGGCGCTCAATGAGGCAGCCCGGGGTGGCCTCCGTGGGGGAGCTGGAGGTGTCTGGGGAGGGGTAATGGAGGGTTGTGCCGTTTTCCTCTGGGGTAGTGGAGTTTAGGTCAGGTGGATCTATGGCCACAGTGGTCTGAGGCTGAGTACTGCTGGTGTGTGAAGCTTGTCCAATCAGAAGGAagaagagaagatggagagagattcTGGAGCCTTCCATGTTTCAGGTTCTCTGAAATGGTACTAGAGGAAGAGAATAGATTTTATTGTTCATGCCAGCAAACAGTCTCTGTATTGTGACTTTTTGTTAATGTTTGAatatacactatcagtcaaaagtttggacacacctactcattcttaaaaaaaaaaaaatttacattgtagaatattagtgaagacatcaaaactgtgaaataacacatatggaatcctgtagtaaccaaataagtgttaaacaaatcgaaatatattttatatttgagattcttcaaatagccaccctttgccttgatgacagctttgcacactcttggcattctctcaaccagcttcatgaggtagtcacctggaatgcatttcaattaacaggtgtgccttcttaaaaagttaatttgtggaatttctttccttaatgcgtttaagccaatcagttgtgttgtgacaaggtaggggtggtatacagaagatatttgttaaaaaaccaagtccatattatggcaaaaacgacagtccatcattactttaagacatgaaggtcagtcaatacggaacatgtcAAGAccttttgaaagtttcttcaagtgcagtcgcaaaagccaacaattgctatgatgaaactggctctcatgaggaccgccacaggaatggaagacccagagttacctctgctgcagaggataagttcatcaactgttcagaggggactgtgtgaatcaggccttcatggtcgtattgctgcaaataaatcactactaaaggacaccaataagaagaagagacctgcttgggccaagaaacacgagcaatggacattagaccggtggaaatgtgtcctttggtctggaatccaaatttgagatttttggttccaactgccgtgtctttgtgagacgcggtgtgggtgaacggatgatctctgcatgtgtatttcccactgtaaagcatggaggaggaggtgttatggtgtgggggtgcttatctggtgacactgtctgtgatttatttagaattcaaggcacacttaaccagcatggcaaccacagcattctgcagcgatacgccatcccatctggtttgggcttagtggggctatcatttgtttttcaacaggacaatgacccaacacacctgcaggctgtgtaagggctattgtaccaagaaggagagtgatggagtgctgcatcagatgacctggcctccacaatcccccgacctcaacccaattgagatggtttgggatgagtcggacggcagagtgaaggaaaagcagccaacaagtgctcagcatatgtgggaactccttcaagactgtttgaaaagcattccaggtgaagctggttgagagaatgccaagagtgtgcaaagctgtcatcaaggcaaagggtggctatttgaagaatttcaaatataaaatatattttgatttgtttaacacttttggttactacatgattccatatgttttatttcatagttttgatgtcttcactattattctacaatgtaaacattaagaaaaacccttgaatgagtaggtgtccaaactttcgactggtactgtagttatagaaATTGTGTGAGTTACATATGCTAGGGGTCTGTGGAGTTATTGCAGGGTGTTTTGTAAAGTTATTTATTTGTGGACACCCCCCCTCCCAATGTTTTTATGAATATCcctaccaacaacaacaacaaaaaacattttgAATGACATACCTACAGTAGATAATAGGAGAATATATTATTTCTAATGATGacaactttatttctcaactcatAATATTGAGAAAATTACACTCCTTGGAGCTTATTACACTGTCtgacataggctttgaaaaagTACCGGTCACGGCAAGTgctgctggtaagctttcttgTCTTCAacatttttgccaacacatggctaaccttttGTTTAACCAGATAAACAGTTGCTATGTtagtttacacttcctcttccaatgtGAGGTGGTTACAATAATGgaaaactacagtgagggaataaagtatttgatctcctgctgattttgtacgtttgcccactgacaaagacatgatcagtctataattttaatggtaggtttatttgaacagtgagagacagaataacaacaacaaagtttagaaaaacgcatgtcaaaaattttataaattgatttgcattttaatgagagaaataagtatttaataACAAGTTAGTTCTATGCAGTACCTTACAGGAACGTATTACGTACAATAAATGTCAGAATAAGGTAGACGTCTTTGTAAAAATGTGTCCAAATCTTCGTTTTCATTGCAATGTCCACTTAAAATAAACAGAATCTTACCACAGAAACACATATTATTTGGCCATTACTTTTTTTGTACAATTTATGTTGGAGATTGTGTGGGCATCACTTACCTGGGCAAGGGCACAGccgtagagtgtgtgtgtgtgtgtggcaaggtGAACTGGACTAGGAATATGTCCGTATAAGGAACGGGCGCGGCGTGTGTATGTCTGAGTCAGAGGAGGCACCTGCTGCGACCCAAGCCTCTTGAAATGCACACACCCCCCTCTGAGTCTTTTTCTGACTTGGTTATTTCTGGGCTCCTTGAGTCTCTACTGCTGTAGCACACCGATGTCTGTCACATACTGcaagagaaaagagacagaaggGTGTATGTAAATTAGTATAGGCCTACAATTCAGTCGAAGACTGCCAGCTACCAGTAAATGATACTAATAATACTGCTAGCGATGAACTATTTCCAGGCCTGAGAAGctgaattatttttttattttttaatttaactGTTATTTTGACAgggtcatgctgagaccaaggtctctatTTCAGCCCTGTAACAAAAAAGAAATGGTGTACAGTACTACAATAAAGAGCATTCACAACAAGTTCATGCACAAATGAAGTGCTTTCAGAATGGGATGAATTTCTGTTTTTATCTGTATGAATCCACCTTGAGACTGTTCTATCTAAACCAGAGACCAGAAAATACCAGTGTTTTTGGATTTATTTAACCGGTAAAGTTATTAATTTTTAGAGGTAGACCTGGCTGGCTGAGAAGTGCACCTTCTACCTACTCCTCTTCCATCAGACCTATCCTCAAGTTCTCCTTCCCTTCTCTTTCCGCAGGTTTAAGACAGGCCAGATCAACGGAGACCTTCTAATCTACCATGTGCTGCTGACCCTGAAGCCTTACTACGCCAAGCCCTACGAGATCGTAGTGGACCTGACCCACGTGGGGCCCAGCAACCGCTTCAAGACAGACTTCTTGTCCAAGTGGTTTGTGGTGTTCCCGGGCTTCGCCTACGAGAACGTGGTGGCGGTCTACGTGTACAACTGCAACACGTGGGTGAGGGAGTACACCAAGTACCACGAGAGGTTGCTGACAGGCCTGAAGGGCAGCAAGCGGGTGCAGTTCATCGACTCGCCGGCGCGGTTGGCGGAGCACGTAGAGGCAGAGCAGCAGAAGCTCCCGGCGGCCACGCTAGCCCTGGAGGAGGACCTCAAGGTGTTCCACAACGCCCTCAAAGTGGCCCACAAGGACACCAAGGTCTCCATCAAGGTCAGTAGCACACTGGTCCGTGGGTAACCCTAGCGTTAACCCTAACTTTCAAACAGCCTACAAGGAAAACTGGGTATGGAGAACAAGGAAGTGTGGAGGGCAGGCGGGAACAGCGAGAATTGTTTACtcaaaggtccaatgcagctgtttttttctctcaatatcaaataatttctgggtaacaattaagtaccttactgtgattgttttaaattaaaatggtcaaaaagagagagaagatatgcttcttagcaaagggcaggttctcaagcaataattttgataggactgtctgggagtggtctgagtggggaggagaaaactgaaaattagctgttgttggcagagaggtttggaactatctttcttattggtctattaactcatttacagcatggtgatgtcaccttgGAAGGTCAAAACTCCAGagcaccaaaacaggctgaaatttctggcaatcttttcaaacagctcttacactaaaagggcttCATTGTCATTTTCCCCATTTTACAATATTTTTCCAACCTCATAGTatagaaatatacagtatataaaacaggaaaatcacgtttttgacttcTCTGGGCCTTAATCAATTTGAATAGATTTGTTTGTTGCCAAACGGGAAAGTGGAAGGTTGAATTTATTGGTTATCGAGTCCAGCTTTGTGTAGCAGCATGAGACTGCTGGTctgtgttgtcattgttgtcatgTACACACTTGTCTCTCAACAACAACCCTCCCTATTATCCCAGGTGGGCTCCACGGCCGTCCAGGTGACGTCAGCAGAGCGTACCCGTGTCCTGGGTCAGTCGGTGTTCCTCAACGATGTGTACTATGCCTCTGAGATCGAGGAGATCTGCCTGGTGGACGAGAGCCAGTTCACCCTGACCATGGCCAACCAGGGCACGCCCCTCACCTTCATGCACCAGGAGTGTGACGCCATCGTCCAGTCCATCATCCACATCAGGACGCGCTGGGAGCTGTCGCAGCCAGACTCCATCCCCCAGCACACCAAGATCAGGCCCAAAGACGTGCCGGGCACCCTGCTGAACCTCGCCCTGCTCAACCTGGGCAGCTCCGACCCCAGCCTCAGGTCAGACACTCAACATAGCTAGCTTCTAGTGGATTCTGGGAAATGTAGGGGGGAGAGGTCTTGGTGTAGCGTGTTCTCTGAAATATGAGCAGTAGCTAAATAAATATACAACAATTTATTTACAGCAACTTCTTCAACCAACTTCCTGATTTGAAATGGAATATAGTAGCTAACCGTGTCCCTTCCACAGGTCTGCTGCCTACAACCTGCTGTGTGCCTTAACCTGCACCTTCAACCTGAAGATCGAGGGCCAGCTGCTGGAGACCTCAGGCCTCTGTATCCCTGCCAATAACACCCTCTTCATAGTCTCTATCAGCAAGACGCTGGCCGCCAATGAACCACACCTCACCCTGGAGTTCCTGGAGGAGTGCATCTCCGGCTTCAGCAAGTCTAGTGAGTCTACAGCAcgaacgcacacaaacacacatacgcaCAAATGTGTTGACTGAAATTCATTCCAAAAGATggcttctcactctctcttttctaACTCACACCCACTCGCCCACTCTTTGTTTTACAGACCCACACCGACACACTAACTTTCTCTCAATACACAAACGCAGACACCaactcatacacacagacacgcacaacGATCCACGTCAACATGTCCTGACCAGTTGATGTGAAAGCCATTCGTTTTGGGGGGACTGTGTTTGATTGCCATATCCATCAGTTTGCATTGAGCCATGGCTCTGGAGCCCTTAGCTCTCAGTGCGGGTGTCATGTCATTCATCCACACGCCAACCTCTGCTCCTCCACACAGCAGCAACAACAGAGGAGCTGGTGTTATCTAACCtctgattctgtgtgtgtgtttaggtatTGAGCTGAAGCACCTGTGTCTAGAATACATGACCCCCTGGCTGCTCAACCTGGTGAGGTTCTGTAAGCACAATGACGATGCCAAGCGCCAGCGCGTCAGCGCCATCTTGGATAAGCTCATCACCATGACCATCAACGAGAAGCAGATGTACCCCTCTATACAGGCAAAGATCTGGGGCAGCCTCGGCCAGGTGAGTcaccgcgcacacacacacacactcgctctcaCACATTCACATATGCATACACACTAGTTGTTtgacttttacatttacattttagtcaaacACTCATCTTAGAGGGCACATGTTTACTTAATGTACTGTTAAATGTCTCCAAGCCCAATACAAACTGCCCATGTTGGCTTTCTCAGAGATTTAGGCATACAGAGATGGGAGGCAGTCATGTGGAAGTTAGGGACATATTGCATTTTTATAGGCACAAGGAATGGTTTATGACTCCAACATGCCGAATCATAGCCTGTGTTTTTCAATATAAACTTTTttgagttttttttttattgaggcTATCGAAATGACAATACTCTGGGGTT
The DNA window shown above is from Coregonus clupeaformis isolate EN_2021a chromosome 6, ASM2061545v1, whole genome shotgun sequence and carries:
- the LOC121567745 gene encoding uncharacterized protein LOC121567745, producing MEGSRISLHLLFFLLIGQASHTSSTQPQTTVAIDPPDLNSTTPEENGTTLHYPSPDTSSSPTEATPGCLIERQMGLIVVACAGVLVLCLLVSTVVLACQVCRLRRQARAPHPARSNMYVVSGTGYCDTAHTEGGIVGPCDASVMLEEVQVDGEEDEEQGEEEWDEREEQEREGVRSQTGDLGTTGEMATQMQCSSSRDSCLEVPQDLENMPLVV